In the genome of Candoia aspera isolate rCanAsp1 chromosome 1, rCanAsp1.hap2, whole genome shotgun sequence, one region contains:
- the PERP gene encoding p53 apoptosis effector related to PMP-22, which produces MFRCGLACWRCRWLLPLLLGLAIILGIIALAGKGWLESAEAPYVRKAWLWRDCHKQNPKDGEWICNSLMDYSWGRAAAATYLVGFIIVCICFCLAVIAFSIEILRFNFVRGIGGLLFVAAAFQILSLVIYPVKYTEDIILTGSNMFSWAYGFGWASTVIVIGCAFFFCCLPNWEDEVLGNIKPYRHDGI; this is translated from the exons ATGTTCAGGTGCGGCCTGGCCTGCTGGAGGTGCAGATGGCTCCTGCCCCTTCTCTTGGGTTTAGCCATCATCCTTGGCATCATTGCATTGGCTGGCAAGGGATGGTTGGAGTCGGCCGAAGCCCCGTACGTGCGTAAAGCCTGGTTGTGGCGGGACTGTCACAAACAAAACCCCAAGGACGGGGAATGGATCTGCAATTCTCTCATGGATTACA gttggggcagagctgctgctgctacttaTCTTGTTGGTTTTATCATCGTCTGCATCTGTTTCTGCTTAGCAGTCATAGCATTTTCCATTGAAATACTGCGGTTTAACTTTGTTCGAGGAATTGGAGGCTTGCTTTTTGTTGCTG CTGCTTTCCAGATTTTAAGCTTGGTCATCTATCCAGTGAAATACACCGAAGATATTATATTGACAGGAAGCAACATGTTCAGTTGGGCTTACGGCTTTGGTTGGGCAAGTACAGTGATTGTGATAGGTTGTGCGTTCTTTTTCTGCTGTCTTCCCAACTGGGAAGATGAAGTCCTGGGTAACATAAAACCCTACAGGCATGATGGCATATAA